From Aegilops tauschii subsp. strangulata cultivar AL8/78 chromosome 5, Aet v6.0, whole genome shotgun sequence:
tatccttcccttgacatggagaagggcattataaagccggtgttaactgttaatgtaagtcagtccttctaaagcctttatcctcaactgctgtttagtttgctgtttctaccaaaatgcatgttcgtaagaaccgtaagttctaagttttacttgtaaaaccaaattccttattcataccatgcacattacttaatactccctatatgtatgcttgtttttgtggatctataatccagtgtgtggtgaagcagcccacgtttgcaccttgtcatctcctgttttatcttactgatgtggctgatgatatgaacaacatgccatgcacattatccaaaatagatacaatgattttctttgcccttcatctatgcttgttatgttgacatggtaatccagtagtgtggtgaagctccccgcattatgaacaatgccaaattatgctattgatattttgaacttactctttattttctaatttgaaattggatagaattgacagaacagttatcatctttgtttatacacgtgcaaaacctgtcatctctctgctttgtttcagggtgatatgcctgatggcatgcacaagtctgctgaaggctgtgagacaaacccaacatatattgcagcaaagaaggcaaaacatcttgaagatagcgagacaaccccaaagtcttgtcttgatgcagtgttcaagttacttgagactaacagtcagacaagctcacagaattcgttgtctgaatcagttcgacttcttcagtcccaagttctagcagaaaggcattctgcaactcaactttgacttgaagtcctatctctaagaaagattgcggagaacaccaatgagaacctcatcgctaaacagctacacctggaagctatgaccgacatgctaggccggtctcacagccttgctcagcagcttgcgcagcagttcccccgcaaggctaacctttcttgaactgtcttggaagtggtcttggtttagtattattttgttacgctgcaatggtgcccagtttttgtaatctgcttcttcgttgcgctttatgatcactggtggcgaactttgatgcccagtggatgtaatatgtgtaatagacgtgatagcctagcataagttgcttgcttatttatttccttgttgtcttgtttatttgtttgcttgtagtcagtgtagttctttttccgcggtttgctagtggctgcaataacctattttttaaaactaggccacaataaccatgggctaatatttactgtagtgacactgggcctcctacgggccgtagaaacagtgggccttctacgggccatagaaacagtaggccttctacgggccgtagaaacaatgggccttctacgggccgtagaaacaatgggccttctacgggtcgtatcatcaatgggccttatacgggccgtatgatcgattggccaaacatgggccaataacaggccgcattatggccgtaaacgggctagagttggaatcgtccattcatgggctgaccataacgggccatcgttaataggccgtatttcatgacgctatgaaaacggcccaacgtattaacggaccacaaacgggccgactataaccacgggctgaatttggcccacaagaagaaaatgacagtaacgggccgtaagtaaacgaatgctggaaatgagcccaagaataaatgggctctgagaaggccgaaagataacatgggctggaaacggcccaacggaataacgggccgttaatgggtataaagtgatacactgttcattacgggccagtttcaccacgggccgttaatgggtgtaaagtgatacactgttcattacgggccagtttcaccacgggccgttaatgggtgtaaagtgatacactgttcattacgggccagtttcaccacgggccgttaataggccaagagttacatagggcctcatatgggccgaaagacgtcatgggccatacatgggccagaagtgaaaacgggctggaatcatattggatggcccaggtgacgctactgggcctaattcggatagggcgtaacgggcctggggttagcgggctgtaaatgggctatatgcgaacaggtcgttaacaggcttttcatgggctggcccgccaccttttgaccaagtcaaacgggctggccttttcacaggaatgggcctctattgggccgtgccacgtgtcgacgtatcataggcgccttctgtccaatgagtggatgccatctgtcccaacgatgagccgacacgtgtttcctccagccaatgatgattttacacgtggaaaatccccattggtcggggctgttaacgggttatcggatccaaaaccctgacccgatagcttaacggcgttccgttacggtggatgccacgtgtcggtcacccttgacgaaagcacttctgtgacgcgcgatttatcgtcatggaagtggacacttctgtgatgataattttggtaatgtcatggaacacttctacgacagcacaggtatgactatcttgattctgtcataaatttgtcatggatgtacatgcatcacaaaaaaacgcgacctactgtgacaaacacgtatcatcacggaagtgtatttttttgtagtgttaaaactccgtaaccacaagtattgtgtgagtgttagcaattgtgaaagactaaatgatagttgagtatgtggacttgctgaaaagctcttacatagactctttctgttgttatgataaattgcaattgcctcaatgactgagattatagtttgttagttctcaatgaagtttctgattcatacttgacattgtgaatagattattacttgagcataagaaatcatatgacaatatccatatatgttgctgttataagaatgatcatgatgccctcatgtccgtattttattttatcgacacctctatctctaaacatgtggacatatttatcgttatcggcttccgcttgaggacaagcgaggtctaagcttgggggagttgatacgtccattttgcatcatgcttttatattgatatttattgcattatgggctgttattacacattaggtcacaatacttatgcatattctctcttattttacaaggtttacatgaagagggagaatgccggcagctggaattctgggctggaaaaggagcaaatattagagacctattctgcacaactccaaaagtcctgaaactccacggaagttacttttggaaataataaaaaaatactgagcgaagaaaataccagagggtcATCCTATGCAAAACCGAACCGAAAACCAAAAACCGAACCAAAAAATCGGTTTTTTCAGGTTTCAGTTTCCAAACCTGGAAACCATTTAACAATCGGTTTTTTCGGTTAAACCGAAATAAACCGAAACTAGCTTCGTTTCTTCTGTGTTGAACAACCGACAACTTGAGCTCAACCCTCCCGTCACCCCCTCCTTTTATAGTGATCCAGCCATCTCCTTGCTGCTGGCTCCGggaggtggtactaaattttgCGACACAGCTGGTGCACGCTGGCGCCTGGCGCTTGGGCCTGGGCCTTGGGCTGCCTAGCGCAAGAGCCAGAGGCTGGCGCTGCGCTTGGGCCAGGACCTAGGAGCATGGACGCTAATcctcaaaagaaaaaaaggagcCTGGAGGCTACAAACTAGCGTTCTGGTGTTTCATGCCATATTTTTTCCATGTAAAAAACCTGGAGGCTAGTGCATGCGGTGCTCTTTCCTTGTCTTGTCCTTAGATTTTGCTAATACGTAGATACATCTTTGTGAATGCTTCAGCGGTCATATATTGCCTCGATCTGGTGCACGTCGTATGTACATAATACACCAAATCATGCCTGCCATCTAATGATTTAATCTACGTACACAGTTCTCAAAAGAAAAAACTAACCTGCATACACAGATTGAATCATGTGATAAAAAAAGTATGCATTATTCAAAAATTCGCGTTAACTTTGGTTATTTTGGTTATTACCGAAACCAAACCGAAATTAAATGGTTATTACCGAAACCGAACCGTATCTATGTATAAAACCGTATAAACCGAACCGAATCAAACCAAAAAAACCGAATGCACACCCtgaccagagggggcccacaccctggccacgagggtgggggcgtgccctacccccctgggcgcgcacccctgcctcatgggccccctggtggccctccggtgcccatcttctgctatatgaagtctttcgtccaagaaaaaatcataagcaagctttcgggacgaaacactgccgccacgaggcggaaccttggcatctagggcttcggcggagctgttctgccggggaaacatccctccgggagggggaaatcatcgccatcgtcatcaccaacgatcctctcatcgggagggggtcaatctccatcaacatcttcaccaacaccatctcatctcaaaccctagttcatctcttgtatccaatctttgtcccaaaacctcagattggtacctgtgggttgctagtagtgttgattactcattgtagttgatgctagttggtttatttggtggaagatcatattttagatcctttatgcatattaatactcctctgattatgaacatgaatatgatttgtgagtagttacgtttgttcctgaggacatggggtaagtcttgctataagtagtcatgtgaatttggtattcgttcgatattttgatgagatgtatgttgtctctcctctagtggtgttatgtgaacgtcgactacatgacacttcacctgaaggaatttcaaagtaaacattttcagtaggttgaggagagacaacatacatctcatcaaaatatcgaacgaataccaaattcacatgactacttatagcaagacttaccccatgtcctcaggaacaaacgtaactactcacaaatcatattcatgttcataatcagaggagtattaatatgcataaaggatctaaaatatgatcttccaccaaataaaccaactagcatcaactacaatgagtaatcaacactactagcaacccacaggtaccaatctgaggttttgggacaaagattggatacaagagatgaactagggtttgagatgagatggtgttggtgaagatgttgatggagattgaccccctcccgatgagaggatcgttggtgatgacgatggcgatgatttccccctcccggagggatgtttccccggcagaacagctccgccgaagccctagattggttccgccaaggttccgcctcgtggcggcagtgtttcgtcccgaaagcttgcttgtgatttttttctcagggtaaaagacttcatatagcagaagatgggcaccggagggccaccagggcgcccatgaggcaggggcgcgcgcccagtgggtagggcgcgccccccaccctcgtggccagggtgtgggccccctttgatattttcttcgctcagtattttttattatttctaaaagtaacttccgtggagtttcaggacttttggagttgtgcaaaataggtctctaatatttgctccttttccagcacagaattccagctgtcagcattctccctcttcatgtaaaccttataagataagagagaaaaggcataagtattgtgacataacgtgtaaaataggtctctaatatttgctccttttccagcacagaattccagctgtcagcattctccctcttcatgtaaaccttataagataagagagaaaaggcataagtattgtgacataacgtgtaataacagctcataatgcaataaatattgatataaaagcataatgcaaaatggacgtatcagccacATACATTTCAAACTCTTTTTCAACAAACCGGATGAAGTTCGTGCAAATAAggccggatttcatataaacatgacggatttcatacaaacacggcggattttcattacattttaAACAAGAAAAACAACTCGGCCCTAAACCTATCCTACGGCGGCGGCGCCCGATGTCCAAGCCCATGTCGTCCTCTATCCGCCATCTCCATGAGCACCGGCGATAAGACCGATGAAGTAAAAGTGCGGTCTCCGACGAGAAAAAATAGAACATGGGACATAAGGCACCGCCACCTCCAGAAGTGCATTGGGATTCATGGTGGAACAACTCGCTATGTAGAAGTCGTACCTCCAGAAGAAGCACTCTTTGCCCCTGGAGTCGGACCGATGCCAGTGAGGATAACCCTCGCCTCCTACCTCATCATCAGGTCGTGGAGGCAGGCTGGCAGTGCCCTAAGTTCAACATACCGACGGTCCCTGACTCCGCGCACATGAATCATCCATGCTTACCAATGATTAATGTTGTTGTTTGCACAGTGAGATTTGTTACAACAGATAGAATAGACAGCAAAACATAATTGGCAGTGACATACTAGTAGACTTTGGTTACTTGAACAATAATGCATGAAGAAATGAAGAAACATGGATTAGTAAGTAGAGTAGAAACCAAAACCTCATGACCAATACGCTCTCCGATCATGGTACCAAGTTCAGACTTCACCCTTCTGATCCACCAGCTATCAAATACAGATGCTTCAGCGTATCCTAGAAAAAAAAAATACAGATGCTTCATGTACAAGATGTGTTATCCTCCATTAATGTCAATATATAGGTGTTGTAAATATAAAGGAGGACTTTCAATTCTAACATAACTTGAAAGAATAAAAACAAATCAGTGATAAGAAAAAACTCTGAATCATCTTCAGTACCATATAGTTGTGTTATTTACCAAGCCACAAAAAAGAATCTCAAGTCCATTTGATCCATTTTGTATTATTGACTTCACTACTAAATATTCTCAGAAATGAAGACAAAGAAGCAGTGGGGCCTGGAGACACGGCTACAGAGGTGGTTCTGCACATTAGCCCATAAATAGATAATCAAATTCTTATTTTTCACATATGTTCTCTTAATGCAGACATGTGTTGCTACTACCATCATTAAGGCATCATTATTATAATAACTAAGCTATCAATCTTTAGCAACTATTCTTTACAAGATATTTGTTGTTGTCTGTAGAAAAAAAGAAGCTATATTTATATTTGGAGTCTATTGCTACAATCTTCCTGTGCCGATTGCTACAGAACATTATTTGAAGTGTCTGAAGCTAGAAAAAAAAATTATGTACAACTTGTCAAGCATCCAGTGCAGCTAGCAAGAACATTATTCATCACAGTTTGTCAAACATCCAGTTCAACCATCGAGCTCAGGACAGTTTACAACTCAAAAACTACTGTAGATATTAAATATCTCCGATGCACTGGTGCTATCTCAGAACAACCGGGTGCCAATTAGGAATTTCAAGAAACCGACCCACACGCGGCACGCCATGCAGAACCGATATGGCACCATGGATTTGCCTGCACCTCCATGGTCGTCCAAAGGTTCATCGAGTATAGCATGCCTGCAACGGAAACGTCAATCGAACAAAGGACACCGCACACACACATCACCAGGCAGGGCGAGTCCTCTGGTATTATCATGGACAACGATCCCAGACCGAGCCTCAACACCATCAGTGAGGACCTCCGACATCGCCTTAACTGCCGCTCGTTGCGACAGTCATCGACGCTCTGCCGGCCGTTGCCCAGGAGCGTCTGCTCTAGCCGTACGGAGGGAAGGAGGCTGAGTCAGGTGGTCCCATCCTAGCCCTGAGGCAGACACTCAAGGGGAGGATTGGACAGTGATGCTCAGGGTGAGGGCTGTGGGAAACGAGCACGGAGACGGCAATCGACGGAGGTGCGCAGAGGCAACGTGGGTTTGGGAGGAAACTGAGCACGAAGGGCAGGCAGACGAAACACAGGTGGAGCGAAACAGGGAACACTATGTCTTCAACAGCTATGAGTATCACAAGAAATAGTAACTGTGCAGCAACTTCTTGGTCAAAGGTGGAGGTCTGGCTCAGCTCAGCGAGTATCTTACTGAGCTTCCTTTGTTGTATCTTAGTGTCAACGTCTCTTTCCCATCTGCTTCTCGGCGTGATTGAAAATGTAACGACATATGTATGGTGTGTATCACTGTTTGCTTAACCGGTAGCTTTTGGTGCGGCAGTCTTAACGCTTCTGGCGCTTCTGAGGGCATTTCTTGGCTTTGTGGCCTTCTTCATTGCATAAGGAGCATATAAACACACGTGTTGGACAGCTCCTGGCCCTGTGCCCTTCCTGACCACAGCTAGCACATCGAAGAACCCACTTCATATCTGATGAATGTTTAGCAGTACCAGGGTCATGTTCTTCCAATACTTTGGACATGTTGGAGGATGTAGCTATAGTGCTGCTCTCTTCTAATTCTTTTGACGTGTTGCCAGATATAGCTCCGAACTTCTGCGGACACATACGGGCATAGTGACCTTCTTCACGGCATGTAGAGCACATCCTTTTCTCCCCTTCTGTTTTTGTTTTACATGTTCTAACCATTGGACTAGACTTGTTGGAGGTCAGTACTTTTGCTTTTGAGGGGCAACACTGATCGTACAATATCGGCTTCGTTTCTGATGATTGTTTGGCAGTACCAGGGTCCTGGCCTTCTAATTCTTTGGACAGGTTGGTGGCTGTAGCTATAGTGCTGCTCTCTTCAAATTCTTCGGACATGCTGGGGCTGTTCTGAGGACACTGAAAGGCAAAGTGACCTTCTTCACGGCACGTAAAGCAAATTGGACTAGACCCATCGGCTCTAAGTACTTTTCCTTCTGATTTTGCGGAACACTTGGCAGGTGCAGATGATGTGCTGCCTCGTTTTGATAGTGCAAGCCGCAGAGCACCTTGGAAATTCAAGGGGCACTGAGCAAGATAATGATCCTGACATTCACAAACAAAGCATTTAACTTCGCTCAGTCGGCACTCTCCATCCAGATGATATTCGTCACAGCTTGAGCAACCGAGACCATGTGTACTAGCAGTATGCCCTATCTCTCCACAGCGGGTGCAAGCGCGACTCTCCGACTTGTTCTGCTGGCAACACCACATGCTACAGTGGCCATTTTTGCTACAGAATGTGCAAATGACTTTGTGCTCCTGATCCTTGAAAGGGCAGTCACAACTGTAATGTCCTTCCTTGCCACAAACCAAACAAGTGATTATCCCATTCATTTTGTCCTGATACTCTGTTTTGCCGCCTTCCCATGGACTTTCACGTTGACTACTGCAAAAGTGGAAATCTTTTTGCCTCCCTAGTGAGGTAGTGAGCGAACCATAATTCCGTGGAGGCCACTCTTGCGAATAGTGGCCTTGGTACCCAGAGGAATGGCATGCGATGTGCTCTGTTTGGCCGCCTTCCGAAGGACTTTCATGTTGGTTACTGAAAAAGCGGAAATCATTTTGCCACCCTAGCAAGGTAGTGAGCAAACCATAATTCCATAGAAGCCACTCTTGCGAATATTGGCCTTGGTACCCAGAGGAATGGCATGCGATGTGCTCTGTTGTGCTGCCTTCCCATGGACTCTTATGTTGGTTACTGCTTTGCCTCCCTAGCGGGGTAGTGAGTGAACCATCATGCCGTGGAGGCAACTCTTCTACTACTTTTGACAGGTTGGCAGACATAGCTCTTAACTTTTGAGGACACTGACGGTCATAGTGACCTTCTTCACGGCATGTAAAGCATATCCTTCTCTTCCCTGAGTTTTTTGTTTTACATGCTCTGAATATTGGACTAGACTTGTCGGGGTCCAGTACTTCTCCTAGCGTGGTAGCGAGCGAACCATCATTCCATGGAGGCCACTCTCGCTAAGAGTGGCCTTGGTACCCAGAGGAATGGCATGCGATGTGCTTCGCTGTACCGCCTTCCCATGGACTTTCATGTTGGTTACTGCAAAAGCGGCGGCTGAGGTCTGCGGCtgtctcccactttctttttgaCTCGATTTCCTGAGTCTTGAGAGATAACCCATTGGTTTCCATTTGAACTGTTTCTGACCAGGGATAACAGATAAAGAGGGGAAAATATGAGACAAGGAAGAATCTAGTTTGAGGAGTAGGATAAAAATGATATTGTAGAAGTCACTGTGTAGATGCAACATAATATAGCCCAGAACAGCTAAACAATATCCACTGATGTACATGCATACAGGGGCTCAACTATACAGGTGCAAGCAATGCCTCAACTATATACGCAGTTCTGTTTGAGCACAGGTGTCGATATCCTCCTACCGCCGATCTGAAAATCTAACATGTGAAGAGAGGGGCTAAACATTCATGAATGGCTAACGATTCCTTAAAAGTTAATCATACAAGAGTCAGACAAATCTCACACCTCACATCATTGTTATAAGAGCATGCAGAAAGGTTCAAGGAGTCTGAAACCTATACAATGCATAACCCACGCATATGCCTTCAGGACAGAGAACAATTATTTTTAATACACGACATGCGCTCGGATATTGGAATTTTACCTTCGCTGTCACTGATGCATATCGGATCGCCTTCCCTCGACCCTTTCATGATGCGGTTGCTGCCAGTGCTCTAGGAAGAGCTATATTAATAATAGTTCTGAAAAACACTTGGTGTTTGAAAAAAGCAAAGTTTACATCACATAAAAGACCCGGTTAACTAATATGGTGTCAGAATCGAAAATTGTGTATACTGCTATATATATAAGCATCTTCGTAAGACCGAGGTAAAGCAAAAATCTGATTTTCATTATTTATTTATTCATGAATACCATACTATAATGTTTGCTGGGGAATCGTCAACCATTCATGCAACAAATACATTAGTTGCGAAATCTAATATGTGTGTGTTGGACATACTACTGTATATTGATATGATATGCATAAAAAGAAGGAAGGAAAAAGTGGCTGATGAAA
This genomic window contains:
- the LOC109743358 gene encoding uncharacterized protein, whose translation is MKGSREGDPICISDSEGYAEASVFDSWWIRRVKSELGTMIGERIGHEVYMKRENADSWNSVLEKEQILETYFAQLQKS